The following proteins are encoded in a genomic region of Enterocloster clostridioformis:
- a CDS encoding Stp1/IreP family PP2C-type Ser/Thr phosphatase — MEAYALTDIGRVRTMNQDYIYSSPEKVGSLPNLFLVADGMGGHRAGDYASRFAVENLVIYINRAGDGSPVMQLKKGIEAVNGMLYEESLKREELKGMGCTLVAGVVEDNILYVANVGDSRLYLIHGDSIRQITRDHSYVEEMVAIGQMRRGSEDYNRRKNIITRALGIGREVEPDFFEVDLEEGDYILLCSDGLSNMLEDQSMYDIITGEGSLKEKAALLIEAANRQGGVDNIAVVLVNPSGREAGVC, encoded by the coding sequence ATGGAAGCATACGCTTTGACAGACATTGGCCGGGTCAGAACCATGAACCAGGACTATATTTATTCCTCACCGGAAAAGGTGGGCTCCCTGCCTAACTTGTTTCTGGTGGCAGACGGCATGGGCGGCCACAGGGCCGGCGATTATGCCTCACGGTTCGCGGTGGAGAATCTGGTGATATACATAAACAGGGCAGGGGACGGCTCTCCTGTCATGCAGTTAAAAAAGGGCATCGAGGCTGTGAATGGGATGCTGTATGAAGAATCCTTAAAAAGGGAAGAACTGAAAGGGATGGGGTGCACCCTGGTAGCCGGCGTGGTGGAGGACAATATCCTCTATGTGGCCAATGTGGGAGACAGCCGTCTCTATCTCATTCACGGTGATTCCATCCGGCAGATCACCAGGGACCACTCCTATGTGGAGGAGATGGTGGCCATCGGCCAGATGAGAAGAGGAAGCGAGGATTACAACAGGCGCAAAAACATCATCACCAGGGCTCTGGGAATCGGCAGGGAAGTGGAGCCGGATTTTTTTGAGGTGGATTTGGAGGAGGGGGATTACATCCTGCTCTGTTCCGACGGTCTCAGCAACATGCTGGAGGACCAGTCCATGTATGACATCATCACAGGAGAGGGAAGCCTTAAGGAAAAGGCAGCCCTTCTTATAGAGGCGGCCAACCGTCAGGGAGGCGTTGACAACATTGCGGTGGTACTTGTAAATCCGTCAGGAAGGGAGGCAGGCGTATGTTAA
- the rlmN gene encoding 23S rRNA (adenine(2503)-C(2))-methyltransferase RlmN, with amino-acid sequence MLDLLDCNGKKDIKSMTLEEVTAQMAALGEKSFRAKQLYDWMHVKLAEKFDDMSSLSRELRQKLKENYSLTCLKLVDERVSQVDGTRKYLFGLEDGHVIESVWMQYHHGNSVCISSQVGCRMGCRFCASTLDGLERNLRPSEMLDQIYRIQSITGERVSNVVVMGSGEPMDNYDNVIRFLRLVSHDKGLNISQRSLTISTCGIVPGIRKFAQEGLAVTLALSLHAPNDEVRKTLMPIAGTYKLHDVLEACHYYYEKTGRRLTFEYSLVRGVNDNLDEARALVKLIRDQHGHVNLIPVNPIKERDYVQSGQKAIQEFKNLLEKNGINVTIRREMGRDIGGACGQLRRSYKEASAAPQCTEGEG; translated from the coding sequence ATGCTGGATTTATTGGACTGCAATGGAAAGAAAGATATAAAATCCATGACACTGGAAGAAGTGACAGCACAGATGGCTGCCCTGGGAGAGAAATCTTTCAGGGCAAAACAGCTTTATGACTGGATGCATGTGAAGCTGGCAGAGAAATTTGACGATATGAGCAGCCTGTCCAGGGAACTGAGGCAGAAGCTTAAGGAGAATTACAGCCTTACCTGCCTGAAGCTGGTGGATGAGCGCGTTTCCCAGGTGGACGGTACCAGGAAGTACCTGTTTGGCCTGGAGGACGGCCATGTGATTGAGAGTGTGTGGATGCAGTACCACCATGGCAATTCCGTGTGCATTTCCTCCCAGGTGGGCTGCCGTATGGGCTGCCGTTTCTGCGCGTCCACTCTGGACGGCCTGGAACGGAACCTGCGTCCTTCAGAGATGCTGGATCAGATATACAGGATCCAGTCCATCACCGGGGAACGTGTTTCCAATGTGGTGGTCATGGGGTCAGGGGAGCCTATGGATAACTATGACAATGTCATCCGCTTTCTGCGTCTGGTTTCCCATGACAAGGGGCTGAATATCAGCCAGCGGAGTCTTACCATATCTACCTGCGGGATTGTTCCGGGCATCCGGAAATTTGCACAGGAGGGTCTGGCGGTGACTCTGGCTCTTTCCCTTCATGCGCCCAATGACGAGGTGAGGAAAACCCTTATGCCCATAGCGGGCACCTATAAACTGCATGATGTGCTGGAGGCCTGCCATTACTATTATGAGAAGACAGGCCGCCGTCTTACCTTTGAGTACAGTCTGGTGCGGGGAGTCAACGACAATTTGGATGAGGCCAGGGCTTTGGTGAAGCTTATCAGGGATCAGCACGGCCATGTGAATCTGATTCCGGTAAACCCCATCAAGGAGCGGGATTACGTCCAGTCAGGCCAGAAGGCCATACAGGAATTCAAAAATCTTCTTGAAAAAAACGGTATAAATGTTACTATTAGAAGAGAAATGGGCCGGGATATAGGCGGAGCCTGCGGCCAGCTGCGCAGAAGCTATAAGGAAGCTTCGGCAGCACCCCAATGCACGGAAGGAGAGGGATGA